Proteins encoded by one window of Pseudonocardia alni:
- a CDS encoding TIGR03618 family F420-dependent PPOX class oxidoreductase, translating into MTTTPEPPRRRRRSLDDGVSDAFVELWSQRRPCVLVTPRRDGTPHAVPVGVTVDVAGRTARVICGGGSQKARNVAAAGPDGARVSVTVVDGRTWSTLEGRAVVRDEPDVVADAERRYAAEYKQPRENPARVVLQIAVDRVLGNA; encoded by the coding sequence GTGACGACCACCCCCGAACCGCCCCGGCGCCGCCGCCGGTCCCTCGACGACGGTGTCTCCGACGCGTTCGTCGAGCTCTGGTCCCAGCGCCGCCCGTGCGTCCTGGTGACCCCGCGCCGCGACGGGACCCCGCACGCGGTACCGGTGGGGGTGACCGTCGACGTGGCCGGGCGCACCGCCCGGGTGATCTGCGGCGGCGGGTCGCAGAAGGCGCGCAACGTCGCCGCGGCCGGGCCGGACGGGGCCCGGGTCAGCGTCACCGTCGTCGACGGGCGCACCTGGTCCACGCTGGAGGGCCGCGCCGTCGTGCGGGACGAGCCCGACGTCGTCGCCGACGCCGAGCGCCGCTACGCCGCCGAGTACAAGCAGCCCCGGGAGAACCCCGCGCGGGTGGTGCTGCAGATCGCGGTCGACCGGGTCCTCGGCAACGCCTGA
- a CDS encoding class F sortase, with product MVLVVLALAVPLGAPPVAVGGAVPPLPTTTLRPAAAPLPPSEPVRVRAPSIGLDSGLVPLGLTGRGTLEVPPDGADTGWYTGAPTPGARGPAVLAAHVDWDHEPGPFHRLHALAPGDLVSVGRADGTTATFEVQAVRRYAKDRFPTAAVYGDLPGAGLRMITCGGTFDRGVRSYTDNVVVLASLVDPGRGPV from the coding sequence GTGGTGCTCGTCGTGCTGGCACTGGCCGTCCCGCTCGGGGCGCCGCCGGTGGCGGTCGGCGGGGCGGTGCCGCCGCTGCCCACCACCACGCTCCGTCCGGCGGCGGCCCCGCTGCCGCCGTCGGAGCCGGTGCGGGTGCGGGCGCCCTCGATCGGGCTCGACAGCGGGCTCGTCCCGCTCGGCCTGACCGGGCGCGGAACCCTCGAGGTGCCGCCCGACGGCGCCGACACCGGCTGGTACACCGGCGCCCCCACCCCTGGCGCCCGGGGACCGGCGGTGCTCGCGGCGCACGTCGACTGGGACCACGAGCCGGGCCCGTTCCACCGGCTGCACGCACTGGCCCCCGGTGACCTGGTGTCGGTCGGCCGCGCCGACGGCACCACCGCGACCTTCGAGGTCCAGGCGGTGCGCCGCTACGCCAAGGACCGCTTCCCCACCGCGGCCGTCTACGGCGACCTGCCCGGCGCGGGCCTGCGGATGATCACCTGCGGCGGGACGTTCGACCGGGGTGTGCGCAGCTACACCGACAACGTCGTGGTGCTCGCCTCGCTGGTCGACCCGGGCCGCGGCCCGGTGTAG
- a CDS encoding MFS transporter, protein MPPRPGVAIAVLASCGLLVSLVQTMVVPLLPRFPELLDVSGSTASWLITANLVAGAVSAPVLGRLGDMFGKRRMLLVALGLVGVGSLLGALAPGIGLLLVARVLQGAAFGVIALGMSLMRDVLPADRVGSGVGLMSSSLGFGGAIGLPITGVVAQFASWRWLFAGAAVLGVVQILLVRWLVTESRLRTGGRFDVPGALGVGGALVCLLLAISKGNDWGWASPTVLGLFAGTVVLVAVTVRYELRVPAPLVDLRVSARPAVLLTNLASVLVGFAMFAGFVLATQILQAPVTTGYGFGLSLVVAGLVLLPMGGSMVVFSSASARLSRLRGPRTTLVIGTLLLGAGNFAFAAMPSTVPLLMAASTVAAVGAALAYSAIPLTIMRAVPESETAAANSLNTLARQLGTSSCTAVVAAVTATYVLGDGGPPSATAYTISFVAAGAAGLLATVLVLLTPAPAAETVAAPAPATARG, encoded by the coding sequence GTGCCGCCACGCCCCGGCGTCGCGATCGCCGTCCTGGCCTCCTGCGGGCTGCTCGTCTCGCTGGTCCAGACCATGGTCGTCCCGCTGCTCCCGCGGTTCCCGGAGCTGCTCGACGTCAGCGGGTCGACCGCGTCGTGGCTGATCACCGCCAACCTGGTCGCCGGCGCGGTGTCGGCGCCGGTGCTGGGGCGGCTCGGCGACATGTTCGGCAAGCGGCGGATGCTGCTGGTCGCGCTCGGCCTGGTCGGGGTGGGGTCGCTGCTCGGCGCGCTGGCGCCCGGGATCGGGCTGCTGCTCGTCGCCCGGGTGCTGCAGGGCGCCGCGTTCGGGGTGATCGCGCTCGGGATGAGCCTGATGCGCGACGTCCTGCCCGCCGACCGGGTCGGGTCCGGGGTCGGGCTGATGTCGTCCTCGCTCGGCTTCGGCGGGGCCATCGGGCTGCCGATCACCGGCGTCGTCGCCCAGTTCGCGAGCTGGCGCTGGCTGTTCGCCGGGGCCGCGGTGCTCGGCGTCGTGCAGATCCTGCTGGTCCGGTGGCTGGTGACCGAGTCACGGCTGCGCACCGGCGGCCGGTTCGACGTGCCCGGGGCGCTCGGCGTCGGCGGGGCGCTGGTGTGCCTGCTGCTGGCGATCTCCAAGGGCAACGACTGGGGCTGGGCCTCCCCGACCGTGCTCGGCCTGTTCGCCGGCACCGTGGTGCTGGTGGCCGTGACCGTCCGGTACGAGCTGCGCGTCCCCGCACCGCTGGTGGACCTGCGGGTCTCGGCACGGCCCGCGGTGCTGCTCACCAACCTGGCCTCGGTGCTGGTGGGCTTCGCGATGTTCGCCGGCTTCGTGCTCGCCACCCAGATCCTCCAGGCGCCGGTCACGACCGGCTACGGGTTCGGGCTCTCGCTCGTCGTCGCCGGGCTGGTGCTGCTGCCGATGGGCGGGTCGATGGTGGTGTTCTCCTCGGCCTCGGCGCGCCTGTCGCGGCTGCGCGGCCCGCGCACCACGCTGGTGATCGGCACGCTCCTGCTGGGGGCGGGCAACTTCGCCTTCGCCGCGATGCCCTCGACGGTGCCGCTGCTGATGGCCGCCTCCACCGTGGCCGCGGTCGGCGCCGCGCTCGCCTACTCGGCGATCCCGCTGACGATCATGCGTGCGGTGCCGGAGTCGGAGACCGCCGCGGCGAACAGCCTCAACACCCTGGCCCGCCAGCTCGGCACGAGCTCGTGCACCGCGGTCGTCGCGGCCGTGACGGCGACCTACGTGCTCGGCGACGGCGGACCCCCCTCGGCGACGGCGTACACGATCTCCTTCGTCGCGGCGGGCGCCGCCGGGCTGCTCGCCACGGTGCTGGTGCTGCTCACACCCGCACCGGCGGCGGAGACCGTCGCGGCCCCGGCCCCGGCCACCGCCCGCGGCTGA
- a CDS encoding citrate synthase: MEYLTVAETAERLGVKRETVYAYASRGLLTSVRGAQRRGSRFAQDEVEALAARGRESGEPSGTVERIRTRITLVADGGPWFRGRAVPALAGSEDLEHVAALLWEVPGRVPFDADPDLLAPARAVLAAAPAGARATDRFRLAVAAVAAADPLRADARPGAVVATASSLLGTVVTALAGDPGAAGGPGVAGSGLAERLLPALVRDPDRAPAPATAGHVRAALVLLADHGLASSTVAARVAASTLADVHAVVSAGLGALDGPRHGLVSGLAHRFLADALDDPSGALAQRLRAGERVPGFGHSVYRGTDPRATVLLDRLRADPAADGVVACVDAVVAGMDRGGDGPAANVDLALAALMHAHDLRPDAGELLFACARTVGWVAHALEEYAEPGLRFRPTGVYTGPRPGSTSEASTTTLSV; this comes from the coding sequence GTGGAGTACCTGACCGTCGCCGAGACCGCGGAACGCCTCGGGGTGAAGCGGGAGACCGTGTACGCCTACGCCAGCCGCGGGCTGCTGACCAGCGTGCGTGGCGCGCAGCGGCGGGGCAGCCGGTTCGCCCAGGACGAGGTGGAGGCCCTCGCCGCGCGCGGCCGCGAGTCGGGCGAGCCGTCCGGGACGGTCGAGCGCATCAGGACGCGGATCACACTCGTCGCCGACGGCGGGCCGTGGTTCCGCGGGCGGGCGGTGCCCGCGCTCGCGGGGTCGGAGGACCTCGAGCACGTCGCGGCGCTGCTGTGGGAGGTCCCCGGCCGGGTGCCGTTCGACGCCGACCCGGACCTGCTCGCCCCGGCGCGTGCCGTGCTCGCCGCCGCACCCGCCGGGGCCCGGGCGACCGACCGGTTCCGGCTCGCCGTCGCCGCGGTGGCCGCGGCCGACCCGCTGCGCGCCGACGCGCGGCCGGGAGCGGTGGTGGCGACGGCGTCGTCGCTGCTGGGGACGGTCGTGACCGCGCTCGCCGGGGACCCGGGAGCCGCGGGCGGGCCGGGTGTCGCCGGGTCCGGCCTGGCGGAGCGGCTGCTTCCGGCACTGGTCCGTGACCCGGACCGGGCACCCGCGCCGGCGACGGCCGGACACGTCCGCGCCGCGCTGGTCCTGCTCGCCGACCACGGCCTGGCGTCGTCGACGGTCGCGGCCCGGGTCGCCGCGAGCACCCTGGCCGACGTGCACGCCGTCGTCTCGGCCGGGCTCGGCGCTCTCGACGGGCCCCGGCACGGACTGGTCAGCGGGCTCGCGCACCGCTTCCTCGCCGACGCCCTGGACGACCCGTCCGGCGCGCTCGCCCAGCGGCTGCGGGCCGGCGAGCGGGTCCCGGGCTTCGGGCACTCGGTCTACCGGGGCACCGACCCGCGGGCCACGGTGCTGCTCGACCGGCTGCGCGCCGACCCGGCCGCGGACGGCGTCGTGGCCTGCGTCGACGCCGTCGTCGCGGGGATGGACCGCGGCGGCGACGGCCCTGCCGCGAACGTCGACCTCGCGCTCGCCGCGCTGATGCACGCCCACGACCTGCGCCCGGACGCGGGCGAGCTGCTGTTCGCCTGCGCCCGGACGGTCGGCTGGGTGGCGCACGCCCTGGAGGAGTACGCCGAACCCGGTCTGCGGTTCCGGCCGACCGGCGTCTACACCGGGCCGCGGCCCGGGTCGACCAGCGAGGCGAGCACCACGACGTTGTCGGTGTAG
- a CDS encoding citrate/2-methylcitrate synthase has translation MTSTDSIGAAAGQVPPGLRGVAVTSTRIGDVRGDEGFYHYSRYSAVDLARTRTFDDVWFLFVHGRLPDAGEAAEFAAATAEHRALPDAVAAQLPAIADACGPDLLAGLGTALSLLGPQHGMRPLWDDPAAGTRDAATVCAATPTVLAALHRLRHGLDPVGPRTDLSSAANWLWMLDGAEPAPAHVRALDAYLVATVDHGFNASTFTARVVASTGADVASCVVAALGAFAGPLHGGAPDRALESLDAIDRDAGGSPERWVADRLAAGMRIMGFGHAVYRGPDPRSALLREVAAELGGPLPARAADVERRVAATLAELRPDHPLFANVEFHAGVVMEGCGIPRSMFTPTFAVSRVVGWCAHVLEQAAQRRLIRPSAVYDGPPPPEPVPARGR, from the coding sequence ATGACCAGCACCGACAGCATCGGCGCCGCCGCCGGGCAGGTCCCACCGGGCCTGCGCGGCGTCGCCGTCACCAGCACGCGCATCGGGGACGTCCGCGGCGACGAGGGCTTCTACCACTACAGCCGGTACTCCGCGGTCGACCTCGCGCGCACCCGCACCTTCGACGACGTGTGGTTCCTGTTCGTCCACGGCCGCCTCCCGGACGCCGGCGAGGCCGCGGAGTTCGCCGCCGCCACCGCGGAGCACCGTGCGCTGCCCGACGCCGTCGCCGCGCAGCTGCCCGCGATCGCCGACGCCTGCGGGCCCGACCTGCTCGCCGGGCTGGGCACCGCGCTGTCGCTGCTCGGCCCGCAGCACGGGATGCGCCCGCTCTGGGACGACCCGGCGGCGGGCACCCGCGACGCCGCCACCGTCTGCGCCGCGACACCGACCGTCCTCGCCGCGCTGCACCGGCTGCGGCACGGCCTCGACCCGGTCGGGCCGCGCACCGACCTGTCCTCCGCCGCGAACTGGCTGTGGATGCTGGACGGGGCCGAGCCCGCGCCGGCGCACGTCCGCGCGCTCGACGCCTACCTCGTCGCGACGGTGGACCACGGCTTCAACGCCTCCACCTTCACCGCCCGGGTGGTCGCCTCCACCGGCGCCGACGTCGCGTCCTGCGTGGTCGCCGCGCTCGGGGCGTTCGCCGGGCCGCTGCACGGCGGTGCCCCCGACCGGGCGCTGGAGAGCCTCGACGCGATCGACCGCGATGCCGGCGGCTCACCGGAGCGCTGGGTGGCCGACCGGCTCGCCGCGGGGATGCGGATCATGGGGTTCGGCCACGCCGTCTACCGCGGGCCGGACCCGCGCTCGGCACTGCTGCGCGAGGTCGCCGCGGAGCTGGGCGGGCCGCTGCCCGCGCGGGCCGCCGACGTCGAACGGCGGGTGGCCGCCACCCTCGCGGAGCTGCGCCCGGACCACCCGCTGTTCGCGAACGTCGAGTTCCACGCGGGCGTGGTGATGGAGGGCTGCGGGATCCCCCGCAGCATGTTCACGCCGACGTTCGCGGTCAGCCGGGTCGTCGGCTGGTGCGCGCACGTACTGGAGCAGGCCGCACAGCGACGCCTGATCCGGCCCTCCGCGGTCTACGACGGCCCGCCGCCGCCCGAGCCGGTCCCCGCACGCGGGAGGTGA
- a CDS encoding E3 ubiquitin ligase family protein, which yields MLWVGIVALLAGAACIWVAVRTQRRVHAMMAAETLSVPELLDLAGVAAELAGRPGTFRKVCEVVGQTAPAPVGVLRSDLAGVDCVWHMQRVERRFERRERDDEGRTRTQTHTETVSERTSPHGWALLRDGHTIGVDPGGRHPDPVERVLDRFDPADDRGRGGDRTVGYRNQEWVLRPGVAMYVLGEVDDRDGPLVIRPPQDAGGTFVLSTRTEAELTDSDRRAQRLWARGGAALAVLGLVLTVAGAIS from the coding sequence GTGCTGTGGGTGGGGATCGTCGCGCTGCTGGCCGGGGCGGCCTGCATCTGGGTCGCGGTCCGCACCCAGCGCCGGGTGCACGCGATGATGGCGGCCGAGACGCTGTCGGTGCCCGAGCTGCTCGACCTCGCGGGCGTCGCGGCGGAGCTCGCCGGGCGGCCGGGCACGTTCCGGAAGGTCTGTGAGGTCGTCGGGCAGACCGCGCCCGCCCCGGTCGGGGTGCTGCGCTCCGACCTCGCGGGCGTCGACTGCGTGTGGCACATGCAGCGGGTCGAGCGCCGGTTCGAGCGCCGTGAGCGCGACGACGAGGGCCGCACCCGGACGCAGACCCACACCGAGACCGTGTCCGAGCGGACGTCCCCGCACGGCTGGGCGCTGCTGCGCGACGGGCACACGATCGGCGTCGACCCGGGCGGGCGGCACCCGGACCCGGTGGAACGGGTGCTGGACCGGTTCGATCCGGCCGACGACCGGGGCCGGGGCGGGGACCGGACCGTCGGCTACCGCAACCAGGAGTGGGTGCTGCGCCCCGGCGTCGCGATGTACGTCCTCGGCGAGGTCGACGACCGGGACGGGCCACTGGTGATCCGGCCGCCGCAGGACGCCGGCGGGACCTTCGTGCTGTCCACCCGCACCGAGGCCGAGCTGACCGACTCCGACCGGCGCGCGCAGCGGCTGTGGGCCCGCGGCGGGGCCGCCCTCGCGGTGCTGGGACTGGTGCTCACGGTGGCCGGCGCGATCTCCTGA
- a CDS encoding 3-oxoacyl-[acyl-carrier-protein] synthase III C-terminal domain-containing protein encodes MKPFVVNNHDRLVFPANFLGELDFSVIDDMEQFTAIVGRDFEAKAPTGTDILERVTSGAYESRFALLRDMSQNLFWVNRYTLTMFEKRPTRWRDLPRHRSDVFLPLLTPWRDGDKKVRAVADAFAALPSTWDEATERRIFDLLFDVYGNRRHHATELPAVKPTVEQFLTTPGAQTFVVPQHDPDYPVFSFTEILDAHAERPELEALTRWAMVLHNQYPWDRAATELRTADEIGDDEYVIAFHPRNRDVEQFLDRATGTRPARRGRISTQSDPVEPATPLPPIRVREAFAVQPKVEALAVVRGEHVCSNDDVVRNSAFSWSPMSADEISAKTGIDQRRYTELDIEDLAWAAAVRALEHSGRDRSEIGAVLVATCTSERLIPSLSTWLSGRLGLLQTHCSADIVAACAGLPYGLSEAVRQLQEVNRPVLLVCVEKFSDKIGNVRTSRMIFGDGAAAMVIAPAAEGEPGDIDLLQTYASGPDTQVNSIIWPNPEFDNDITVYGPEVKALVARYLSQMIGELTDQAGPDGEGSMLDAVDLIVPHQANKTMILQLAGKAGLSADQLYFNIESMGNVSAASIPIALFDSVADGVVSGRTRVFAPGFGAGAVGGYAVLEVDPAVMAPEVHLDPTAAALAEPAVAPTSDDVRIAFGE; translated from the coding sequence ATGAAACCGTTCGTGGTCAACAACCACGACCGACTGGTCTTTCCCGCCAATTTTCTCGGAGAACTCGATTTCTCCGTCATCGACGATATGGAGCAGTTCACCGCCATCGTCGGTCGCGATTTCGAGGCAAAGGCGCCCACCGGCACCGACATCCTCGAGCGGGTCACCAGCGGCGCCTACGAGAGCCGCTTCGCACTGCTGCGCGACATGAGCCAGAACCTGTTCTGGGTCAACCGGTACACGCTCACCATGTTCGAGAAGCGTCCGACCCGCTGGCGTGACCTCCCCCGCCACCGGAGCGACGTCTTCCTCCCGCTGCTCACCCCGTGGCGCGACGGTGACAAGAAGGTCCGGGCCGTCGCCGACGCCTTCGCCGCGCTCCCCAGCACTTGGGACGAGGCGACCGAGCGCCGCATCTTCGACCTCCTCTTCGACGTCTACGGCAACCGTCGCCACCACGCGACCGAGCTGCCGGCCGTCAAGCCGACCGTCGAGCAGTTCCTCACCACACCGGGGGCGCAGACCTTCGTCGTGCCGCAGCACGACCCGGACTACCCGGTCTTCTCCTTCACCGAGATCCTCGACGCCCACGCCGAGCGTCCCGAGCTCGAGGCCCTGACCCGCTGGGCCATGGTGCTGCACAACCAGTACCCCTGGGACCGTGCCGCCACCGAGCTGCGGACCGCCGACGAGATCGGCGACGACGAGTACGTCATCGCCTTCCACCCCCGCAACCGCGACGTCGAGCAGTTCCTGGACCGCGCCACCGGCACCCGCCCGGCGCGCCGGGGCCGGATCTCGACCCAGTCCGACCCGGTCGAGCCCGCCACCCCGCTGCCGCCGATCCGGGTCCGTGAGGCGTTCGCGGTGCAGCCGAAGGTCGAGGCGCTCGCCGTCGTCCGGGGCGAACACGTCTGCTCCAACGACGACGTCGTCCGCAACTCCGCGTTCTCCTGGTCGCCGATGAGCGCCGACGAGATCTCCGCCAAGACCGGGATCGACCAGCGCCGCTACACCGAGCTGGACATCGAGGACCTGGCCTGGGCCGCCGCGGTACGCGCGCTGGAGCACTCCGGCCGTGACCGCTCCGAGATCGGCGCCGTACTCGTCGCCACCTGCACCAGCGAGCGGCTCATCCCGTCGCTGTCGACGTGGCTGTCCGGGCGGCTCGGGCTGCTCCAGACGCACTGCTCGGCCGACATCGTCGCCGCCTGCGCCGGGCTGCCCTACGGCCTGTCCGAGGCCGTGCGCCAGCTGCAGGAGGTGAACCGGCCGGTCCTGCTGGTCTGCGTCGAGAAGTTCTCCGACAAGATCGGTAACGTCCGCACCTCGCGGATGATCTTCGGCGACGGCGCGGCCGCGATGGTGATCGCCCCGGCCGCCGAGGGCGAGCCCGGCGACATCGACCTGCTGCAGACCTACGCGTCGGGCCCGGACACCCAGGTGAACTCGATCATCTGGCCGAACCCCGAGTTCGACAACGACATCACCGTCTACGGCCCCGAGGTCAAGGCGCTCGTCGCCCGCTACCTGTCGCAGATGATCGGCGAGCTCACCGATCAGGCCGGCCCCGACGGCGAGGGCTCGATGCTCGACGCCGTCGACCTGATCGTTCCGCACCAGGCCAACAAGACGATGATCCTGCAGCTGGCGGGCAAGGCGGGGCTCTCGGCCGACCAGCTGTACTTCAACATCGAGTCGATGGGGAACGTCTCCGCGGCGTCCATCCCGATCGCGCTGTTCGACTCCGTGGCCGACGGCGTCGTGTCCGGCCGGACCCGGGTCTTCGCGCCCGGCTTCGGGGCCGGAGCGGTGGGCGGCTACGCGGTGCTGGAGGTCGACCCGGCCGTGATGGCACCGGAGGTCCACCTGGACCCGACCGCCGCCGCACTGGCCGAGCCGGCCGTCGCACCGACCTCGGACGACGTCCGCATCGCCTTCGGCGAGTAG
- a CDS encoding S1C family serine protease has protein sequence MTENGPGTGESSDGRTSTGGGATDPVRPARPHEGAVPAHPAGDDGTHAQEATTVTDTDHRQQGGSQGGDPGGGHGTQTPPPWATTSNPTIPAYGAGSPPTSVYPPFPQQGPAPRPPRRFGAGLAAVALTAALVGGAAGVGGAYLVLDGSSTPATLTSAAAPGTPATPADGSIAGAAAAITPSTVDIQVRTAQSVAEGSGVVLTSDGQILTNNHVVGNATDGGRITVSTADGKQYPATVVGTSPSYDLAVIKLQGATDLKPATLGESSSVQVGEQVVANGSPQGLSGTVTAGIVSALNRTVTAGGDGQAPVVYNGLQTDAPINQGNSGGPLVNLAGQVVGINSAIATAGQSSGSIGLGFAIPVDTAKRVAQELMDSGVATKPQLGVQGSVSASGGAPSGTAGAQITTVEPDSPAAAAGITAGDVVTKVNEYPVSSFADLIARVGNFTPGQQVTLTVGSGSGAREVPVTLGSVRDTAAATAQNGSRTVPEGGGSTGELPFGINPFGGGN, from the coding sequence ATGACCGAGAACGGGCCGGGAACGGGCGAGTCGTCCGACGGACGGACCTCCACCGGAGGCGGCGCCACCGACCCCGTCCGGCCCGCGCGGCCTCACGAGGGGGCGGTCCCCGCCCACCCGGCCGGCGACGACGGCACCCACGCACAGGAGGCGACCACCGTGACCGACACCGACCACCGGCAGCAGGGCGGCAGCCAGGGAGGCGACCCGGGCGGCGGCCACGGGACCCAGACTCCGCCGCCGTGGGCGACGACGAGCAACCCCACGATCCCGGCCTACGGCGCGGGGAGCCCGCCCACCTCGGTGTACCCGCCGTTCCCGCAGCAGGGTCCGGCACCGAGGCCGCCGCGCCGGTTCGGTGCGGGCCTGGCCGCCGTCGCGCTGACGGCCGCCCTCGTCGGCGGTGCGGCCGGTGTCGGCGGCGCCTACCTGGTGCTCGACGGTTCCTCCACCCCGGCCACGCTGACCAGCGCCGCCGCCCCCGGCACCCCGGCCACCCCGGCCGACGGCTCGATCGCCGGTGCCGCGGCCGCGATCACCCCGAGCACGGTGGACATCCAGGTCCGCACCGCGCAGAGCGTCGCCGAGGGCTCCGGGGTCGTCCTGACCTCCGACGGCCAGATCCTCACCAACAACCACGTGGTCGGCAACGCCACCGACGGCGGCCGGATCACCGTGTCCACCGCCGACGGGAAGCAGTACCCCGCGACCGTCGTCGGCACCTCCCCCAGTTACGACCTCGCCGTCATCAAGTTGCAGGGCGCCACGGACCTGAAGCCCGCCACTCTCGGGGAGTCCTCGAGCGTGCAGGTCGGCGAGCAGGTCGTCGCGAACGGCTCGCCGCAGGGCCTGTCCGGTACCGTCACCGCGGGCATCGTCTCGGCGCTCAACCGGACCGTCACCGCGGGCGGCGACGGCCAGGCCCCGGTCGTCTACAACGGCCTGCAGACCGACGCCCCCATCAACCAGGGCAACTCCGGCGGTCCGCTGGTCAACCTGGCCGGGCAGGTCGTCGGCATCAACTCCGCGATCGCCACCGCCGGGCAGAGCTCCGGCTCGATCGGGCTGGGCTTCGCGATCCCGGTCGACACCGCGAAGCGGGTCGCCCAGGAGCTGATGGACTCCGGCGTCGCGACCAAGCCGCAGCTCGGCGTGCAGGGCTCGGTGTCGGCCTCCGGCGGCGCCCCGAGCGGGACCGCGGGCGCCCAGATCACGACGGTGGAGCCGGACTCGCCGGCGGCCGCCGCGGGCATCACGGCGGGCGACGTCGTCACCAAGGTCAACGAGTACCCGGTGTCGAGCTTCGCGGACCTGATCGCCCGGGTCGGCAACTTCACGCCCGGCCAGCAGGTCACGCTGACCGTCGGCAGCGGGTCCGGTGCCCGCGAGGTGCCGGTGACCCTCGGCAGCGTGCGCGACACCGCGGCCGCGACCGCCCAGAACGGGTCGCGCACCGTGCCCGAGGGCGGCGGTTCGACCGGTGAGCTGCCGTTCGGCATCAACCCCTTCGGCGGCGGCAACTGA
- a CDS encoding MBL fold metallo-hydrolase, translated as MDLPETTFLGHSTLRLRIGGRTVLTDPVLGPSVGPLRRTAPAVDPAGPAGADLVLISHLHADHLHLASLRRLPRAVEVVVPAGAGDWLRRRGVARVSELAVGQTRVFDGLRVTGTPADHSGHRWGPRFTHGPQADAMGHLLEGDGLRVYVAGDTGLFPGLDDVAAQGPIDLAALPVWGWGPNLGPGHLDPAGAAEAARRLAPAVALPVHWGTLAVAGLCSVPGRTGSRMRELLVRPPHDFADAVAAARLPTRTLVLPPGAAVGTPA; from the coding sequence GTGGACCTGCCGGAGACGACCTTCCTCGGCCACAGCACCCTGCGGCTGCGGATCGGCGGGCGCACCGTCCTGACCGACCCGGTGCTGGGGCCCTCGGTCGGGCCGCTGCGCCGCACCGCGCCGGCCGTCGACCCGGCGGGGCCCGCCGGGGCCGACCTGGTCCTGATCTCCCACCTGCACGCCGACCACCTGCACCTCGCCTCGTTGCGCCGGCTGCCGCGCGCGGTGGAGGTCGTGGTGCCCGCGGGCGCCGGCGACTGGCTCCGCCGCCGCGGCGTCGCCCGGGTGTCCGAGCTCGCCGTGGGGCAGACCCGTGTCTTCGACGGTCTGCGCGTCACCGGCACACCGGCCGACCACTCCGGACACCGGTGGGGGCCCCGGTTCACCCACGGCCCGCAGGCCGACGCGATGGGGCACCTGCTGGAGGGCGACGGGCTGCGCGTCTACGTCGCCGGTGACACCGGCCTGTTCCCCGGGCTCGACGACGTCGCCGCCCAGGGCCCGATCGACCTCGCCGCGCTGCCGGTGTGGGGCTGGGGCCCGAACCTCGGACCCGGCCACCTCGACCCGGCCGGTGCCGCCGAGGCCGCCCGGCGGCTCGCACCGGCCGTCGCGCTGCCGGTGCACTGGGGCACCCTCGCCGTCGCCGGGCTGTGCTCGGTCCCGGGGCGGACCGGGTCCCGGATGCGGGAGCTGCTCGTGCGCCCGCCGCACGACTTCGCCGACGCCGTCGCCGCGGCCCGGCTGCCCACCCGCACCCTCGTGCTCCCGCCCGGCGCCGCCGTCGGAACACCGGCGTGA
- a CDS encoding DedA family protein, with protein MSAPHLLAASAQEWLDAELSPDAGRIAYLVVAGGVLLGSVLPVVPTGAIVGAAAATAMTSSALSLPVVLLLSFAAALLGDVVTFAVARLAGDPVRAAVAGGRLGGERTAARIERMRGAFAERGWLVVLVGRVAPAGRVPTLIAAAVSGMTWAKLVPAVAAGAVLWTLLYGVLGVLTGNLTDSPLVAALLAVGLVAVVALVTALAGRVRTRLRARHPTG; from the coding sequence GTGAGCGCGCCGCACCTGCTGGCCGCGTCCGCGCAGGAGTGGCTCGACGCCGAGCTCAGCCCGGACGCCGGGCGGATCGCCTACCTCGTCGTCGCCGGGGGAGTGCTGCTCGGGTCGGTGCTGCCGGTCGTGCCGACCGGCGCGATCGTCGGCGCCGCCGCCGCGACGGCGATGACCAGCTCCGCGCTGTCGCTGCCGGTCGTGCTGCTGCTGTCCTTCGCCGCGGCGCTGCTCGGTGACGTGGTCACCTTCGCCGTCGCCCGGCTGGCCGGGGACCCGGTCCGTGCCGCGGTCGCGGGCGGGCGGCTCGGCGGCGAGCGCACCGCGGCCCGGATCGAACGGATGCGCGGCGCGTTCGCCGAGCGCGGCTGGCTGGTCGTGCTGGTCGGACGGGTCGCCCCGGCGGGCCGGGTGCCGACCCTGATCGCGGCTGCGGTCTCCGGGATGACCTGGGCGAAGCTGGTGCCGGCGGTCGCGGCGGGGGCGGTGCTGTGGACGCTGCTCTACGGCGTGCTCGGCGTGCTGACCGGCAACCTCACCGACTCCCCGCTGGTGGCCGCGCTGCTCGCGGTCGGGCTGGTCGCCGTCGTCGCACTGGTCACGGCGCTGGCCGGGCGGGTGCGGACCCGGCTGCGGGCCCGGCATCCCACCGGCTGA